TTACTTAACGGCGAGAATAGCCAAGAATAAACACGTTAATTTATGGTTATTCCCTTCTATTTGGTTACTGTGCGAATACTTGCGCGCGGTGGTGTTAACAGGCTTTCCTTGGCTATCGCTTGGTTATAGTCAAATAGATAGTCCGTTGGCCAGCTTTGCACCTGTTATCGGTGAAGTAGGTCTTACAGGCATTATCTTAGTATTAAATATTTGCTGGGTAAAAATTTACTGTTTTTGTTTAGATTATATCAATAACAAAAATCAAAAATCCTCAATCACGCTATCACACAAAAATTTACTTTTACCACTCAGCTTAATGGTAAGCATTATGCTTACCAGCTTTAGTTTCGCCCATGTAAGCTGGACCGAGTTAACCGGTAAATCGACTAAAGTGGCGCTAATTCAAGGTAATGTAGCCCAATCAATAAAATGGCAGCCAGAGCAAGAGTGGCCAACCATGTTGAAATACCTAGATTTAACGCGTGTAAACTATGATGCCGATCTTATTGTTTGGCCTGAGTCGGCTATTCCAGCGCTAGAGCCTGCAGTACAAGACTATTTAGGTACAGTGAATAGCTCAGCGATTTTGAACAACAGCACAATAATTACGGGTTTAATTAACTACAATTTTGAAAGCAAAGAGTACTTTAATGCTTTGGTGGTTCTAGGTAAGAAAAATACTGAAGATGAACAAGGTTATTATTATAACCACAGCAATAGATACTATAAAAGTCACTTATTACCTATCGGTGAATTTGTCCCGTTCCAAGAACTGCTTCGCCCAATAGCACCCTTTTTCAACCTACCGATGTCCTCTTTTACTGCCGGTAACTACATTCAACCAAATTTAATCGCTAATAACTTACATATATTACCGTTAAACTGTTTTGAAATAGCTTTTCCAATGCAATTAGCAGCCAATTTCACTGATGATACCGATATGATTTTAACAGTCAGTAATGATGCATGGTTTGGTGATTCTCATGGTCCTCACCAGCACTTTGAAATTGCTCGAATGCGGGCGTTAGAGTTTGGTCGCCCATTAGTAAGGGCAACAAATAACGGTGTGACAGGCATGATAAATCATTTGGGAGAAGTTACTGCGATTGCACCACAATTTGAAGAGGTAGTACTTAAAGGAACGGTTGAGTTTGTTAAGGGTGATACTCCCTATAGCCAATGGCCAAATCTAATATTATGGTTGATGATACTGTTACCATTGACCTTGATGAAAATTTTTAAACTTTAGCAACGTAAACTGTAGTCACGTAAATTTAGTCATTTGCATAGTAATCGCTTTACTATTAACGATGCTTTCACGGTAAGCCTTGAATCATCAGTAGAATAAATAAAATGAAGAGAGTGGCACTTTATTTATTCTACTAGCTTATCTATCTGTTTTGTTTCGGATGCAATGACGTTTTGTTACGACCTGTTTCTTTTGATTGATATAAAGCGGCATCAGCACATTCAACCCAAGCTTCATGGCTTGTAATACTCTCATCAACTTCAGCTACACCAACACTTATAGTGTAATTAATATCAATATCATTGTAAGTCACAGTGGCCTTAGCCACTTCTTTTCGAAGACGTTCAGCAAATACGTAGGCATTTTTAAGGGAGGTATCTGCCAATAAAATGGCAAACTCTTCACCGCCATAACGACCACAAATATCGGTTTCCCTAACATGGTGGCGAATCAAGCTAGAAAGGTGGCGAATAACGACATCACCAACCACGTGACCATAAGTATCATTTACATTTTTAAAGTGATCAATATCTAACATCACTAATGAGCTAGCATGTTGACTTCGGCCCCAAC
The DNA window shown above is from Colwellia psychrerythraea 34H and carries:
- the lnt gene encoding apolipoprotein N-acyltransferase — protein: MTNIIKASVFQSIKSKLTNPSNWLCFLSGFFLVFAYAPFSYWWLALTLPSIMLYQVKNSSPRVAAKKTALFAFGWFSSGISWVHVSIDQFGGLPLIVSLLLMLALCAYLALFPALAGYLTARIAKNKHVNLWLFPSIWLLCEYLRAVVLTGFPWLSLGYSQIDSPLASFAPVIGEVGLTGIILVLNICWVKIYCFCLDYINNKNQKSSITLSHKNLLLPLSLMVSIMLTSFSFAHVSWTELTGKSTKVALIQGNVAQSIKWQPEQEWPTMLKYLDLTRVNYDADLIVWPESAIPALEPAVQDYLGTVNSSAILNNSTIITGLINYNFESKEYFNALVVLGKKNTEDEQGYYYNHSNRYYKSHLLPIGEFVPFQELLRPIAPFFNLPMSSFTAGNYIQPNLIANNLHILPLNCFEIAFPMQLAANFTDDTDMILTVSNDAWFGDSHGPHQHFEIARMRALEFGRPLVRATNNGVTGMINHLGEVTAIAPQFEEVVLKGTVEFVKGDTPYSQWPNLILWLMILLPLTLMKIFKL